From the genome of Caulobacter sp. FWC2:
AGGTCTCGCCCAGAGCCAGTTCGGCCTGGGGCGTCAGGGGCTTGGGCGGGTGGAAGGCATGGCCGGGCACCTCGTAGAGGACGACGCCCTGCTCGATGACCTCCCGAAAAAAGTACTGGCCCGCGTCGAGGGCGGCGTTGATCTCCGAGAGGTCGTGGATGATCAGGTTGACGATCCGTCCGATCGACGGGTCGTGGGCGATCTTCTCCTCGGTCTCGTACCAGTAGTCGGCCGTGTCGGTCAGCTTCTCGTCGCTGACCACCACCAGGATGTCGAAGTCCGAAAGGTAGCCGTTGTGGGGTTCGTCGACGAAGTCGCCGCGCGCATAGCTGCCAAACAGGATGATCTTGTAGATCTTGGCTCCGCGCCGCCAGGCCTGGGTGCCGCCGGCCACGGCCTGCTCGAACCCGGCCAGCAGGTGGCCGACGATCTTGTCCAGCTCCCGGTGCTGGCGGTCGGGCAGGTAGTCGAGATTCGATTTCATCGCCGAGGAGTCTGGCGTCCCCTTCCCGGCGTCACAAGCAAAAGCGACGGTTCATGCTGTCAGCCGTCGAGGATCTGGGCCTCGAGGGCTTCAATCTCGCGGACCAACTGTGAATTGGTCCCGACCGTGTCGGTGAATTCGGCTTCGATCGACGCGAGGAAGGCGTCCTGGTCAATGTCCTCGCCCGCCTCCAGACGCTCGGCGCAGGCCTGCAAGGCGCGCGAGAGCCTGGGAGCAGCGCGGCGGGAGATGGTGTTGACCAGATCGGCGAGCTCGTCAGATCGGGGGTGCGCCTCGACGAAGGTCGCGTAGGGAACCACGAGCGCGGGCAGATCCATCAGCTCGCCGGTCGCCGCCAGGGCGCCGGGACTGATAAGGGTTTGCGACAGGCCCAGGACGACGGCGCAGGCCTCGGAACAGAGCCGGCCGGGCGTGAGCGGGTCGTCGGACTCGGGCACGTAATCCAGCGGTTGGGCCAGGGCCTCGATCGCCTCCGGCGTCAAATCCTTGATCTGCTGCAGCTTGACCCGCGAGGCGTATTTGCGCCCCAGCTCCGAAGTGACGGCGGCCCAGACGTCCGTCGCCGTCGGCGGCGCATGGCGGCGACGCACCAGGGCGGCGCCATCGATCTCAAACCCGATGAACGTCTTGGATTCGGAGCGGTAGCGGGCGATGGGGCGGGCCTGTAGCATGATCGCGCGCAGCCCGACCTGCATCCAGGTGAGCCGGGTCACGGCCAGACTGGCATGTCCGAAGACGCCGCCCTCGGCGCCGGCGGCGATCTTCGGATTCCCCGACTCCAGAAGCACGTCGCCGGGACGCAAGGGCTTGGCCTTGATGATCGACATGGAGGTCCTTGATCCGACGTGTCGCCGATCGATCAGCCGCTCCGGGAGTTGAGAAGGCGCTTGATAGACACCCGCCAGCGTCTTTAGCCGAAGCCTGGACATAACGCTGGCCTCCCGGGCGGGCCCCGATGGGGCGGGGCCAGGATCGGAAACGACGAGGTTTAGGCGGGGCCGGGCGGCCTGCCAATACCGGAGAATCTCAAGGGTGGGCCGGGACCCGCCCAGCCCGGGGAAAGGCAAAGGGAGGGATCCGTCTGCGCGCCGATCGGGCGCGAGCAGACGAGGTGTCCCATGTCTTCTTCCTCCTGGAGCGCCGAGCGCGTCGCCGCTCTGAAGACCCTGTGGCTGGCGGGCCGTTCCGCCGCCGAGATCGCCAAGGCCCTGGGCGGGGTGACCCGCAACGCCGTGATCGGCAAGGTCCACCGGCTTGGCCTGGCCGGGCGCATGGAGCCGTCGGCTCCGCGCCGGACCCGGGCCGAACGGCCAAGGACCTCGGCCCCGCGCCGGCCGTCGCCGTCCAGGCCCCCTCCCCCGCCGGCCGCCCCGGCCGTTCGGGCGCGAACGCCCCAGGCCGCGCCGGTCGAGGCGGTCGCCCGCGTGTTCGACGGCGCGGCCCTGACGGCGCGGATCTGTCGCTGGCCGGTGGGCGATCCCAAGGCGGCGGGCTTTGGCTATTGCGGCGCGGCGGTCATCGGAAAGGGGCCCTACTGCCCGGGCCATCAGGCGGTCGCCTATCCAGCCCGCCTGCAGCTCAAGGCCGACCCCTACGCGGGGACGGCGTGGGGACGTCGTTCGGGCGCGGCGCGGGGCTGGTGACCGTCCGGACGGTGGGAGGCCGCCCTGGGCTCCAGCGACCTCGCCACCGGCCGGCCCCGGCCGCAAGGGGCGCTGCGCTCAAAGCCCTTGCGACCGGAACCGGTCCGTCGGCGCGGAAGGCGGTCGGGAGCCCACGGGCTCGCTCCCGACCCTTTTGAAGGACTGGTCCCATGACCGCCACCGCCCCTGCCCCCCTCACCGGCCCGCTCACCGCCCTTGAGGCCCAGGCCCTGAGCCTGGACGATCCGCGGCCGCATCCGCCCGAGGACGCCCTCGTCCAGCTGGGCCACTGCGTGATGACCGAACTGCTGGACCTCTTGGCCGACACCGCCCTGGAGGATTTCCAGACGACCCTGGCCGAGACCCTGATCGGCGCGTTCCATTCCGCCGCCCAGCGGATCGAGCGGGAGGCCGACCGCGCCCGCGACGACCTGCAGCGCCAGGTCCGCGACTTCAACGGCTCGGAGGTGGCCGACACCGACCTCCAAGAGGCCACCCAGCGCACGCGTGCCGCCGATGTCGCCGTCCAGGCCGTGGAACTGATCCGCGACGCGGCCGCCCAGGCCTACGCCCTGGCCACCGGCGAGGCCTGGCAGCCCTGGCGCGGCAGCGTCAAGGCCTCGCGCCTATCGGCCGCCCAGGTCGAGGCCCGGGAGGCGATCCGCGCCATGCGGGCCCGGCGACACCGCGCCGTCGATCCGGGGACCGTGGTGGTGGGCTTCCGCGCCGCCCCTCAGGCCGACACCGCCGTCGACGCCGGGCGCATCTTCGACGCCCTCAACTGGGCGCGCCAGACCTGGCCAGACATGGCTCTGGCCGTCACCGGCGCGCGGGGCGGCGAGAAGCTCGCCCAGAAATGGGCGCGGTCGCACGGCGTCACCACGGTGCTGGCCAGGGCCGACTTCGACCGCAACGGCCGGGCCGCGCCGTTCCGGGCCAATGACGAACTGCTGGAGCTGGAGCCGGTCTGCGTCCTGACCCTGGCCAATTCGTTGGACGCCGCGCGGGGGGGCGAGCTCAAGCCGTTCGGTCCGGCGCTCAACCTCGCCCAGAAGGCGGCCGAACGCGGCATCCGCTGCGTGACGGTGCGGCTGCGGGCCTGACGGCTCGGGCGCGGCGGCCTTGGCCGTCGCGCCCTCTTTTGTGAGGCTTGGGGGCCAGCGCTCGTCCCTGGAAAACATCAGGGTTGAAAAGCCGCGGCCCGGCGCTTTTTCTCTCGCTCCGACGCGCCGGCGGCGTTTGGCGCCCGCGGCCTTGGACAAAGGACCTAGAAACTTGGCCAACTCTCCACCCGACAGCCGCGCGCCCAACCCGATCGACCTCCATGTCGGCGCCCGCGTGCGGACCCGCCGCAAGGTGGCCGGCGTCAGCCAGGAACAGTTGGCTGCGGGACTGAAGCTCACCTTCCAGCAGGTGCAGAAGTATGAGCGCGGCGCCAATCGCATCAGCGCCTCCAAGCTCTACGAGACCGCCGGCGTCCTGAAGGTGCCGGTGTCCTATTTCTTCGAAGGCCTGGGCGATCCGGGCGCGGACGCGCCCGATCCATCCCGTGCGGCGGCGGATCGGACCCTCGACGCCTTCCTAAGTACGCCGGAGGGTCTCGAATTGGCCGAGAAGTTCGCGAGGATCGGGCGGGGTCGAGTGCGTCGGCAGATCCTGTCGCTCGTTCGGGCCATGGCCGATGAGGACGCCGCCGACGCGGGCTAACCGCATCAGTCCGAAGGCCTGGGACGACGCCAGGCCGGGTGGAATAAAGCCCGAACGAACCGCGAGATCTTGCGGCCGCCATGGGATCGGACCCTAACCTTAGCGGTTGGCGATTCGTTCCGGCGCCTTGCGATGACCCGTCCAGAGCGTCCCTGGGACGGGCGGTCGCCTCCCCTACCCGTTCGGCTGTTGTTCGGCCGGCGCCGACAGCGCCCGACCGACGACCTGTCGCCTTCTGAAACCGCTTGCCGCGGACGGCGCATGCTCGTTGCGGATCTTGCATCCGACACGCGCGCCCTCGGGGCTGGGGCGTTGCCCTTTGAAGGCCTTGGGCTCCATCGCCGGCCAAGGCCGGTGGATCCAGACGTCTGGCCGGTCCTAGGCGCGGAGGCGGCGGAAAACCTCGGCCGTCTGCGCCGGCTGCGTCGAACCGGGCTAAGCGCGCGGCGCGGCTTGGCCGACCAGCACCTTGATCAGCAGGTCATCCGCCTTGGCAGCGGAGCCCCAAGTGGCGTGCGGACCCGCGCGATCTGTCACGCCATCCCTAGGGCGGGGCGGCCCGGGTCAAAGCCGACCTCGTAAGCGAGGCGCGGGCCGGCGGAGCCTCCGGCCTTCCTCCGCTGCGCTGCGTGCAGCCCGGTGTCCACCGTCCGCGGGCTTTGGCCCGGCCCTTAGTCCCCGCCCTGCCAGGACGCGTGATCGCGGCAGGGACCGCGAGCCGCCGGGGCCATTCCCGGCGGAAGACGGAGAAAGACCATGCTCAACAAGGTTCAACTGATCGGCTTCACCGGCGCGGACGCTGAAATTCGCGCCACCTCGGGCGGCAAGGCCCTGGCGGTCCTGCGGGTCGCCACCAGCCGCTACACCAAGAAGAACGGCGAGCGTCAGGACTTCACCACCTGGCACCAGGTCGAGATCTGGAGCCCCGCGACGGTCAAGTGGCTCTCCTCGCGTCCCCTCCCCAAGGGCTCGAAGGTCTATGTCGAGGGCGAGATCCGCAACGAGCACTACACCGACAAGGACGGCCAGGAGCGCTACTTCACCAAGGTGGTGGTCGCCGGTCCGGGCCACGAGCTGAAGTCGCTCGACCGCCCCGAGACCAATCCCGAAGACGAGGAGGTCTAAAGGCCCCTCCCCCGCCCCGGAGGATCCCTTCCGGGGCGGGGTCATGTTCGGGCCATGGCGTAACGCACACTTAAGGGGTATAAATGTGCGTCACTCAGACTCGCCGTTTTCGGCGCGGAGAACGGCTTGTTGGACGCCTCGGTCGAAGGGCTATTTTTGAACCTCGCCAAAGCCGAGGACACGGTGAGCCGACTCGACGCGCGCGCCCAGGCCTGCCCCTTCGCCGAGGGTTGGGCCGCGCGGGTCGACTTCATCGAGGCCAACGGCTGGGGCTGGGTCAGCGGCGAGATCGTCGACATGGAGGACCTGGTCCTGCACGACGCCCAGATGGACGCGCGCCTTCCCGATCAGGCCCTGCGTGCGACCTACGGTCTCGTGCGGGCCCGGCGCAAGGCGCGGGGCGCGGGCTCGGAGCTACAGACCGCGCACGGGGCGGTCTGGCTGGCGGGCCATCGCAGCGACCCGCCGCTCATGGCCCCCTCCGCTATCGACCCCGACGAGGTTCGCCCCGGCCCCGGCGCGGAAGCCCGCGACTTGGTCGGCGAACTCGTCCACCAGGTTCAAACCCTGAGCCGGGGCGAGACGGCCGATTCGATCGAGGCGGTGGAGGAGTGGGTGCAGTGGACCCGGCGCCTCCCCGATCGCGCGCCGGCCTTGCTGCGCGCGGCCACGGCGCTGGAGGGCTGGCGCCTGGTCAACCCCCTGCCCCGCCAGACCTTCGTCGGCGGGGTGATGGTCGCCCAGGCCCTGAGGGTGTCGGGCCGCACGCGCTCGTGCCTTCTCGCCTTCGAGGCCCCGCGTCGGACCCACCTGCAGCCGCCGCGGGGGTTCGTCGCCGCCCCGGTCGCGGCCCGCCTGGCCTACTGGCTGAAGATCACGGCGGTCGGGGCCGAGGCGGGCTTGGGCGAGATGAAGCGCCTGGATCTGGCCCGCCAGGTGGTGCTCAAGCGCGTCGGCGAGCGCAGGACCAACGACCGCTCGGCCGATCTCGTCGACCTTCTGCTGGCCAGGCCCCTGGTCAGTGCGCCGATGGCGGCCGAGCACCTGGGCGTCGCCGGCCATACGGCCCGGCGGCTGCTGACGAACCTGGGCGCGTCGGTGATGGAAGTCAGCGGCCGATCGCGTTATCGCGCCTGGCGGCTGTAGCGCGGGAGCTCAGCCAGGTGGGCAAATGGGGAAGTTCCCATTTGGGCGTCTGGGGTGTTGCGCGGCCCGGCGAAGCAGTTCAGCTCAAGGCGTGGTCTTGCCCTCTTGAGGACTTGCCCAGAACCCCCTCGCCCCATCATGGCAAGAGGGCAAATCCCCATTTGGGTATTTTACCCAAACCGGGAAGTTCCCGGAACCCCGTTTGCGAACTTGGGTATCTGGTTTAGAGTGATGTTCACCAAATGGGCTCTGGGTTAAGTCCACCCTTGCCCATCTGGGATGAAGGTGTTTTGCGAATTTGGTGAAGCGGGTTTCTGTGGAAAAGTTGCTTTCCACATGTCCCCAGAACCCCATTTACCCACTTGGGTTAAAACCCTGTTCACCAATTGCCCATAACCTAATTTGAGCAAAAGGGGACCTCGGCAGAAACCCAAGACCCCAGTTGTCCAGTTGTCCAGTTGCCCATTGCCTCAGAAGGGAACTTCCCCATGGCGGTCATCAGCGTGTGTTCGACGAAGGGCGGGGTGGGCAAGACCACCCTGGTCATGTGCCTGGCCGACGCCTTCGCCCGACAGGGCGGCTCGGTGGCCATCGTCGATGGGGACCCCAACGGCCACGTCGCCAGCTGGCGCGAGCGCGCCGGCGACGACTGCACGGTCACCGTCATCAGCGAGGCCAACGAGACCAGGATCCAGGACGTCATCGCCAACGCCGCCAGCGAGTACGCCCTGGTCTTCGTGGACCTGGAAGGCGCGGCCTCCCAGGCGGTGACCTACGCCATCGCCGAGAGCGACATGGTCCTGATCCCGACCAAAATCTCGGGCATGGACCTGCAGGAGGTCTACCGCACCTACGAAGTGGTCAAGCGCGCCGAGAAGATGCTCAAGCGCGGCATCCCCGCGCGCGTCGTGTTCAGCCAGATGAACCCGCTCTACAGCCGCGTGGCTGGCCATGCCCGCCAGGAGATCCGCGACAACAGTATCCCGGTCCTCAATACGGAGATCATCCAGCGCGCGGCCTATCAGCAGATCCACTTCACGGGCATGACGCCCAGCGCCCCCGGCGGGGAGGCCAAGGCCGCGCGCGAGATCGCCGCGGTGCTGGCCGAGCTGCTTGAAGCGCTGGCCAACCAGGCCCAGGCGGCCTGATAGGGGAGGGGAGACCATGACCGACAAAGCCGCCCGCCCGGCCTTCCAACCGGCCCCACGACCCCGTCCGATCAACGACGCGGGCGCCACCGAAGCCCTCCGCAAAGCCACCGAGGATTTGGGCTTCAATCGCACGACCAGTGCGCCTGCCGGCGTGATCGAGGCGGACGTGGCCTCGCCGGCCCAGGCGACGCCCGCGCCCGCGCCCGCGCCAAAGGCCTTGGCGGTCGCGCCGGCCCCCCGCGCGGCTCCCAAACCCAAGGCGGTCAAGCCCGCTCCGGCGACCGACTTCTCCGACCGCGAGACCTCGCTGAAATTCGTCATCGACGATGAGCTGTCGACCGCGCTGAAGCTGGACGCGGTCAGGCGGCGGGTGACGGTAAAGTTCCTGGTCCTGGAGGCCTTGGCCGAGAAGGGCTACCCGGTCGATATGGCGACGCTCCACGAAGACGGACGCCGGGTGAGAAAATAGGAAGATGGGCAAAGGGGCAAATGGGGCTTTGCTCCTTTGCCCCCTCGATGACTTGGGTGGATCCGCCGGTGTGGCCGCGGCCATCCGGCACGCGGCGGCGATGAAGCGAATCGCGGTACGCCAGATGATCGTGAGAGTAGGGCAGGGCGCATGACGGCCCCCAAGGACCGCAACAACCAGTTCGACCTGTTCATTCCGCTGATGCGGGATCTTTCGCTGAAGGATCAGCGCGAGACGATGGAGCGGCCGTTCTTCTCGCTGCAGAAGCGCAAGCGCCTCAAGCCCATCGAGTACAAGAGCGCCGACGGCGAGGTCACGGTGAAGGTCGAGGCGAT
Proteins encoded in this window:
- a CDS encoding HEPN domain-containing protein, coding for MKSNLDYLPDRQHRELDKIVGHLLAGFEQAVAGGTQAWRRGAKIYKIILFGSYARGDFVDEPHNGYLSDFDILVVVSDEKLTDTADYWYETEEKIAHDPSIGRIVNLIIHDLSEINAALDAGQYFFREVIEQGVVLYEVPGHAFHPPKPLTPQAELALGETYYRKIFDTIETSYRIATFAMSNGDEKDWPHKAAFNLHQTVEAAYIAVLLLTGFYAPRSHNILFLRSQAEAKAPSLIPVWPRDTRAQRKPFGKLKRAYVDARYNQETFHITQPELEHLKVSAEQLIGLVRAVCEARLGELRRVAGQAAT
- a CDS encoding GcrA family cell cycle regulator, with the translated sequence MSSSSWSAERVAALKTLWLAGRSAAEIAKALGGVTRNAVIGKVHRLGLAGRMEPSAPRRTRAERPRTSAPRRPSPSRPPPPPAAPAVRARTPQAAPVEAVARVFDGAALTARICRWPVGDPKAAGFGYCGAAVIGKGPYCPGHQAVAYPARLQLKADPYAGTAWGRRSGAARGW
- a CDS encoding DUF2493 domain-containing protein, which codes for MTATAPAPLTGPLTALEAQALSLDDPRPHPPEDALVQLGHCVMTELLDLLADTALEDFQTTLAETLIGAFHSAAQRIEREADRARDDLQRQVRDFNGSEVADTDLQEATQRTRAADVAVQAVELIRDAAAQAYALATGEAWQPWRGSVKASRLSAAQVEAREAIRAMRARRHRAVDPGTVVVGFRAAPQADTAVDAGRIFDALNWARQTWPDMALAVTGARGGEKLAQKWARSHGVTTVLARADFDRNGRAAPFRANDELLELEPVCVLTLANSLDAARGGELKPFGPALNLAQKAAERGIRCVTVRLRA
- a CDS encoding helix-turn-helix domain-containing protein, with the translated sequence MANSPPDSRAPNPIDLHVGARVRTRRKVAGVSQEQLAAGLKLTFQQVQKYERGANRISASKLYETAGVLKVPVSYFFEGLGDPGADAPDPSRAAADRTLDAFLSTPEGLELAEKFARIGRGRVRRQILSLVRAMADEDAADAG
- a CDS encoding single-stranded DNA-binding protein is translated as MLNKVQLIGFTGADAEIRATSGGKALAVLRVATSRYTKKNGERQDFTTWHQVEIWSPATVKWLSSRPLPKGSKVYVEGEIRNEHYTDKDGQERYFTKVVVAGPGHELKSLDRPETNPEDEEV
- a CDS encoding helix-turn-helix domain-containing protein, which codes for MSRLDARAQACPFAEGWAARVDFIEANGWGWVSGEIVDMEDLVLHDAQMDARLPDQALRATYGLVRARRKARGAGSELQTAHGAVWLAGHRSDPPLMAPSAIDPDEVRPGPGAEARDLVGELVHQVQTLSRGETADSIEAVEEWVQWTRRLPDRAPALLRAATALEGWRLVNPLPRQTFVGGVMVAQALRVSGRTRSCLLAFEAPRRTHLQPPRGFVAAPVAARLAYWLKITAVGAEAGLGEMKRLDLARQVVLKRVGERRTNDRSADLVDLLLARPLVSAPMAAEHLGVAGHTARRLLTNLGASVMEVSGRSRYRAWRL
- a CDS encoding ParA family protein; its protein translation is MAVISVCSTKGGVGKTTLVMCLADAFARQGGSVAIVDGDPNGHVASWRERAGDDCTVTVISEANETRIQDVIANAASEYALVFVDLEGAASQAVTYAIAESDMVLIPTKISGMDLQEVYRTYEVVKRAEKMLKRGIPARVVFSQMNPLYSRVAGHARQEIRDNSIPVLNTEIIQRAAYQQIHFTGMTPSAPGGEAKAAREIAAVLAELLEALANQAQAA